Proteins from one Cicer arietinum cultivar CDC Frontier isolate Library 1 chromosome 3, Cicar.CDCFrontier_v2.0, whole genome shotgun sequence genomic window:
- the LOC101510551 gene encoding cytochrome P450 85A: MAIFIIILGVAFVFCFCSALLKWNEVRYRRKGLPQGTMGWPVFGETTEFLKQGPNFIINQRSRYGSFFKSHILGCPTIISMDPELNRYILMNESKGFVPGYPQSMLDILGKCNIAAVHGSTHKYMRGTLLSIISPTLIRNQLLPKIDEFMRFHLCDWDHKLINIQDKTKEMAFLSSLKQIAGMESSSISQPFMTEFFKLVLGTLSLPINLPGTNYRRGLQARKNIISILSQLLEERRKSKDSYEDMLGCLMGGNDNKKCKLSDEELIDLIITIMYSGYETVSTTSMMAVKYLHDHPKVLDEIRKEHFAIRERKKPDDPIDCNDLKSMRFTRAVIFETSRLATIVNGVLRKTTHDMELNGYMVPKGWRIYVYTREINYDPFLYHDPLTFNPWRWLGNSLESQSHFLIFGGGTRQCPGKELGIAEISTFLHYFVTRYRWKEVGGDKLMKFPRVVAPNGLHIRVSSY, encoded by the exons ATGGCAATCTTCATAATAATTCTTGGTGTTGCTTTTGTGTTCTGTTTTTGCTCTGCTTTGTTAAAATGGAATGAAGTAAGATACAGAAGAAAAGGTTTGCCACAAGGGACAATGGGGTGGCCTGTTTTTGGAGAAACAACTGAGTTTCTTAAACAAGGTCCTAACTTTATTATAAATCAAAGGTCAAG GTATGGCAGTTTTTTCAAATCACACATATTGGGGTGTCCTACAATTATATCAATGGATCCAGAACTTAATAGATACATATTGATGAATGAATCAAAAGGGTTTGTTCCTGGATACCCTCAATCCATGTTAGATATCTTAGGAAAATGTAATATTGCAGCTGTTCATGGCTCCACTCACAAGTACATGAGAGGGACATTGCTTTCAATCATTAGCCCCACCTTGATCAGAAATCAACTTTTGCCTAAAATTGACGAGTTCATGAGATTTCACTTATGTGATTGGGATCACAAACTCATCAACATTCAAGATAAAACTAAAGAG ATGGCATTTCTTTCATCCTTGAAGCAAATTGCTGGTATGGAATCAAGCTCAATATCTCAGCCTTTCATGACAGAGTTCTTTAAGCTTGTTTTAGGAACTCTCTCCCTCCCTATTAATCTTCCGGGCACAAATTATCGCCGTGGATTACAG GCAAGGAAAAATATTATAAGCATTCTAAGTCAATTACTAGAGGAAAGGAGAAAATCAAAAGATAGCTATGAAGACATGCTTGGTTGCTTGATGGGAggaaatgataataaaaaatgcaAACTAAGTGATGAAGAACTTATTGATCTAATAATTACAATTATGTATTCTGGTTATGAAACTGTTTCAACTACATCAATGATGGCTGTTAAGTATCTCCATGATCATCCTAAAGTTCTTGATGAAATTAGA AAAGAGCATTTTGCGATAAGAGAAAGGAAAAAGCCAGATGATCCTATTGATTGTAATGATCTCAAGTCAATGAGGTTTACTCGTGCG GTGATTTTTGAGACATCAAGATTAGCTACAATAGTAAATGGAGTTCTGAGAAAAACAACACATGACATGGAACTAAATG GCTACATGGTTCCTAAAGGGTGGAGGATATATGTATATACTAGAGAGATAAATTATGACCCATTTCTTTATCATGATCCACTAACATTTAATCCATGGAGATGGCTG GGTAATAGTCTAGAGTCACAAAGTCACTTTTTGATTTTTGGAGGAGGTACTAGACAATGTCCTGGAAAAGAGTTGGGAATAGCAGAAATTTCCACTTTTTTGCATTACTTTGTAACTAGATACAG ATGGAAGGAAGTAGGAGGAGATAAACTAATGAAATTTCCTAGAGTTGTGGCACCAAATGGATTGCACATAAGAGTCTCATCTTATTAA